In a single window of the Acipenser ruthenus chromosome 20, fAciRut3.2 maternal haplotype, whole genome shotgun sequence genome:
- the LOC117425475 gene encoding transcription factor HES-4-like isoform X1, producing the protein MKMPADTMEKPTASPAAGAPASAAQSPDKPKSASEHRKSSKPIMEKRRRARINESLGQLKTLILDALKKDSSRHSKLEKADILEMTVKHLRNLQRAQMTAALTADPTVMGKYRAGFNECMNEVTRFLSTCEGVNTEVRSRLLNHLSGCLGQMIAMNYPQPAGLQPGHLAQPLQVQLPSAATAPLNGVSMPGKLSPAEAISPKVYGGFQLVPATDGQFAFLIPNPAFASANTPVIPLYANTNVPVAVSTSPVHANAAPTVTSPIQGMTSFGISGVSRAVSPMGVISTGPESESVWRPW; encoded by the exons ATGAAAATGCCAGCCGATACCATGGAGAAACCTACCGCATCCCCAGCTGCTGGTGCGCCGGCAAGCGCTGCTCAATCGCCGGACAAGCCAAAGAGTGCAAGCGAACACAGAAAG TCATCCAAACCCATCATGGAAAAGCGCCGCAGAGCGAGGATTAACGAAAGCCTTGGGCAACTCAAGACCCTGATTCTGGATGCTCTTAAAAAAGAT AGCTCCAGACACTCAAAACTTGAAAAAGCCGATATCCTTGAGATGACTGTGAAACACCTGAGGAACCTGCAGCGTGCCCAAATGACTG CAGCTCTCACTGCTGATCCCACAGTCATGGGAAAATACCGAGCTGGATTTAACGAGTGCATGAACGAGGTGACCCGGTTCCTCTCCACTTGCGAAGGGGTTAACACCGAGGTCAGGTCCCGTCTCTTGAACCACTTGTCCGGCTGCCTTGGTCAGATGATCGCCATGAACTACCCGCAGCCCGCTGGGCTCCAGCCGGGCCACCTCGCGCAGCCCTTGCAAGTGCAGCTCCCATCCGCAGCAACTGCCCCCCTCAACGGAGTCTCCATGCCCGGCAAGCTCAGTCCGGCCGAAGCGATCTCCCCAAAGGTGTACGGCGGCTTTCAGCTTGTTCCCGCAACGGACGGACAGTTTGCTTTCCTAATTCCCAACCCTGCATTCGCATCTGCCAATACCCCGGTTATTCCTCTCTACGCCAACACCAACGTGCCAGTGGCCGTCAGCACCAGCCCTGTGCACGCCAACGCAGCGCCAACCGTGACGTCTCCCATCCAAGGCATGACGTCATTCGGAATCTCCGGTGTTTCACGAGCTGTCAGCCCCATGGGCGTCATCAGCACCGGCCCAGAGAGCGAATCTGTGTGGAGGCCTTggtaa
- the LOC117425475 gene encoding transcription factor HES-4-like isoform X2 gives MKMPADTMEKPTASPAAGAPASAAQSPDKPKSASEHRKSSKPIMEKRRRARINESLGQLKTLILDALKKDSSRHSKLEKADILEMTVKHLRNLQRAQMTALTADPTVMGKYRAGFNECMNEVTRFLSTCEGVNTEVRSRLLNHLSGCLGQMIAMNYPQPAGLQPGHLAQPLQVQLPSAATAPLNGVSMPGKLSPAEAISPKVYGGFQLVPATDGQFAFLIPNPAFASANTPVIPLYANTNVPVAVSTSPVHANAAPTVTSPIQGMTSFGISGVSRAVSPMGVISTGPESESVWRPW, from the exons ATGAAAATGCCAGCCGATACCATGGAGAAACCTACCGCATCCCCAGCTGCTGGTGCGCCGGCAAGCGCTGCTCAATCGCCGGACAAGCCAAAGAGTGCAAGCGAACACAGAAAG TCATCCAAACCCATCATGGAAAAGCGCCGCAGAGCGAGGATTAACGAAAGCCTTGGGCAACTCAAGACCCTGATTCTGGATGCTCTTAAAAAAGAT AGCTCCAGACACTCAAAACTTGAAAAAGCCGATATCCTTGAGATGACTGTGAAACACCTGAGGAACCTGCAGCGTGCCCAAATGACTG CTCTCACTGCTGATCCCACAGTCATGGGAAAATACCGAGCTGGATTTAACGAGTGCATGAACGAGGTGACCCGGTTCCTCTCCACTTGCGAAGGGGTTAACACCGAGGTCAGGTCCCGTCTCTTGAACCACTTGTCCGGCTGCCTTGGTCAGATGATCGCCATGAACTACCCGCAGCCCGCTGGGCTCCAGCCGGGCCACCTCGCGCAGCCCTTGCAAGTGCAGCTCCCATCCGCAGCAACTGCCCCCCTCAACGGAGTCTCCATGCCCGGCAAGCTCAGTCCGGCCGAAGCGATCTCCCCAAAGGTGTACGGCGGCTTTCAGCTTGTTCCCGCAACGGACGGACAGTTTGCTTTCCTAATTCCCAACCCTGCATTCGCATCTGCCAATACCCCGGTTATTCCTCTCTACGCCAACACCAACGTGCCAGTGGCCGTCAGCACCAGCCCTGTGCACGCCAACGCAGCGCCAACCGTGACGTCTCCCATCCAAGGCATGACGTCATTCGGAATCTCCGGTGTTTCACGAGCTGTCAGCCCCATGGGCGTCATCAGCACCGGCCCAGAGAGCGAATCTGTGTGGAGGCCTTggtaa